A stretch of Thermodesulfobacteriota bacterium DNA encodes these proteins:
- a CDS encoding CHASE2 domain-containing protein, translating into MIKASGVKIGLLIVVLVSILMFFESKLTLLNNIELKTLDIRFRLRGQIEPGPEVVVIAIDDKSIGRLGRWPWPRERLAQLVNILSKGGAKVIGFDLIFSEPEIPSELRKIKNLKRVFTDLRLKDVNNNSSLFYQEMVKAEKDVDNDRVFAESIKRANNVILPMFFTLEDGKVNKEGESREKIIEAKPFLSKSHYTFLMGMDNIESFPPLNAKDVSLPISLLSSSCKRLGHVNFRLDADGSLRWEPLVIGYNGDYYPVLNIQMVREYLGLEPEGLKLHFGEGIELGSIYIPTDEQGRMLINYYGPNGTFPFYSFSDVLDGTIPDSVFHDKIVLIGYAAVGLGDLWVTPFSVGLYGVEKHANIIANILHQDILTRANWMIFLDLFFIVLFGLVLGIFIHRNSALRGAIFALFVSVSYLAIVQYLFVVHKMWLNIIYPILTIILTYTGVTIFRFLTEEREKKKIRGAFQQYLNPSVVNEVLKDPKMLKLGGEKRDLTVLFSDIRGFTSISENMSPEALVHLLNEYLTVMTDIVLTHDGLLDKYMGDAIMAVYGAPVPQTDHHLRACITALDMIESLKKLQEKWESEGVPRIDIGIGINSGPMVVGNMGSEKRFDYTVMGDNVNLASRLEGINKEYGTTIILSEYTLEHVKDLFLVRELDLVRVKGKKEPIRIYELMGKKDAYLEESVVMAVTLFEKGLDAYKNRQWDTGIEEFQKVLEVIPADLPSRLYIRRCMELRDTPPQEDWDGVCTMLTK; encoded by the coding sequence GGACATTAGATTCAGACTTAGGGGGCAGATTGAACCTGGTCCGGAAGTAGTGGTTATTGCTATAGATGACAAGAGCATTGGAAGATTGGGAAGATGGCCATGGCCTCGTGAAAGATTAGCGCAACTGGTGAATATTCTTTCAAAAGGAGGAGCAAAGGTAATTGGATTTGACCTGATCTTCAGTGAACCAGAAATACCCTCTGAATTGAGAAAGATAAAAAACCTCAAAAGGGTTTTCACAGATTTAAGGTTAAAAGACGTAAATAATAACAGCTCCTTATTCTACCAGGAGATGGTAAAGGCCGAAAAAGATGTAGATAATGATAGGGTTTTTGCTGAATCGATTAAAAGGGCAAACAATGTTATTCTCCCAATGTTTTTTACCCTGGAAGACGGTAAGGTCAACAAAGAAGGAGAGAGCCGGGAAAAGATTATAGAAGCAAAACCTTTCTTAAGTAAATCCCACTATACATTCCTTATGGGCATGGATAATATTGAGTCTTTCCCACCCCTTAATGCAAAGGATGTGAGTCTTCCTATCTCTCTGTTATCTTCCTCCTGCAAAAGATTAGGACATGTCAATTTCCGTTTGGATGCGGATGGTTCTCTAAGATGGGAACCATTGGTAATAGGGTATAACGGAGATTACTACCCTGTATTGAACATACAAATGGTTAGGGAGTATCTGGGGTTAGAACCGGAAGGGTTAAAATTACACTTTGGAGAAGGAATTGAGCTTGGGTCAATTTATATCCCAACTGATGAACAGGGAAGGATGCTGATTAATTACTATGGGCCAAATGGAACTTTTCCTTTCTATTCTTTTTCGGATGTATTAGACGGTACCATCCCTGATTCTGTATTCCATGATAAAATAGTACTGATAGGATATGCTGCCGTTGGATTGGGGGATCTATGGGTCACACCATTTTCTGTCGGTTTATATGGTGTTGAAAAACATGCCAATATAATTGCCAACATCCTGCATCAGGATATCCTTACAAGAGCGAACTGGATGATTTTCCTTGATCTGTTTTTCATAGTCCTGTTCGGTCTGGTACTTGGGATTTTTATACACAGAAATTCAGCTTTACGGGGGGCCATCTTTGCTCTGTTTGTGTCTGTCTCATATTTAGCCATTGTTCAGTATCTGTTTGTGGTACATAAGATGTGGCTGAACATAATCTATCCAATACTTACTATCATTTTAACCTATACAGGTGTAACTATATTTAGATTTTTGACAGAGGAAAGGGAAAAGAAAAAGATAAGAGGTGCCTTCCAGCAGTATTTAAACCCGTCGGTAGTTAATGAGGTATTAAAGGATCCAAAGATGCTGAAACTGGGAGGGGAGAAGAGGGATTTAACGGTGTTATTTTCAGATATCAGGGGCTTTACATCCATCTCAGAAAATATGAGCCCGGAGGCTTTAGTTCACTTACTGAACGAATATCTTACGGTCATGACAGATATTGTGTTGACACATGATGGGCTTTTGGATAAATATATGGGTGATGCTATAATGGCAGTTTATGGAGCACCGGTCCCGCAGACAGATCATCACCTGCGAGCATGCATTACTGCTCTCGATATGATTGAGAGTCTAAAAAAGTTGCAAGAAAAATGGGAGAGTGAGGGAGTACCAAGGATCGATATAGGAATAGGGATTAATTCCGGCCCTATGGTTGTTGGAAACATGGGGTCAGAAAAGAGATTTGATTATACCGTTATGGGTGACAATGTCAATCTGGCATCACGGTTAGAGGGGATAAACAAGGAATACGGCACAACTATAATCCTCAGTGAGTATACCCTTGAGCATGTTAAGGATCTATTCTTAGTAAGGGAGCTGGATCTGGTAAGGGTGAAGGGAAAAAAAGAGCCCATAAGGATATATGAACTGATGGGAAAGAAGGATGCATATTTGGAAGAGTCTGTAGTAATGGCAGTAACATTATTTGAGAAAGGTCTGGATGCTTATAAGAACAGACAATGGGATACTGGAATTGAGGAGTTTCAGAAGGTATTAGAGGTTATTCCTGCCGATTTACCGTCAAGGCTATATATTAGACGCTGTATGGAATTAAGGGATACCCCACCCCAGGAAGATTGGGATGGGGTTTGTACCATGCTTACAAAGTAA